In one window of Littorina saxatilis isolate snail1 linkage group LG11, US_GU_Lsax_2.0, whole genome shotgun sequence DNA:
- the LOC138980114 gene encoding large ribosomal subunit protein mL53-like: MAQRGIAKLLKSYHLRAVKSMKFTFDPYGSNVRSIREVLYQMHFPKIVSTNPGALLKVDIKSDRTEPCMDVSFVDGHRLLMKTGNLSTLEVLDHLWEFIDTKDPKKDEAPALKTKASKARKR; the protein is encoded by the exons ATGGCTCAGCGAGGCATCGCAAAGTTGCTGAAATCTTACCATTTGAGAGCTGTGAAAAGCATGAAGTTCACTTTTGATCCCTATGGCTCAAACGTGAGATCTATCAG AGAGGTGCTGTATCAGATGCACTTTCCAAAGATCGTCAGCACCAACCCTGGTGCCCTGCTGAAAGTGGACATCAAGTCTGATCGCACAGAACCCTGCATGGATGTATCATTTG TTGATGGGCACCGCCTGCTGATGAAGACAGGAAACCTCAGTACGCTTGAAGTTCTCGACCACCTGTGGGAGTTCATCGATACCAAAGATCCCAAGAAGGATGAAGCGCCAGCCCTGAAGACAAAGGCTTCCAAAGCTAGAAAAAGATAG